From a region of the Pecten maximus chromosome 18, xPecMax1.1, whole genome shotgun sequence genome:
- the LOC117316112 gene encoding HD domain-containing protein 2-like, with product MSSNLGKLFEYMSFVGQLKRVKRTGWVLKNVTDPESVSDHMYRMAMLSFVVDPKTGINKDRCIKMSLVHDMAESIVGDITPADNVSKEEKFIREEKAMEHITSLVSEDVSQEIISLWKEYESQSTKEARFVKDLDKFEMILQAMEYEQQDKRPKALQEFFDSTHGKFQSPQVKEWVEELKNIREENHRNDKT from the exons ATGTCGTCAAATCTTGGTAAACTCTTCGAGTATATGTCATTTGTAGGACAACTGAAG AGAGTGAAAAGAACAGGCTGGGTTCTGAAAAATGTGACAGATCCTGAGAGTGTATCTGACCATATGTACCGAATGGCCATGCTGTCGTTTGTTGTTGATCCTAAAACTGGAATAAACAAAGACAG GTGTATAAAAATGTCGTTAGTCCATGACATGGCTGAGAGTATAGTGGGAGATATCACACCAGCAGACAATGTTTCTAAAGAGGAGAAGTTCATCCGAGAGGAG AAAGCCATGGAGCATATAACAAGCCTAGTGAGTGAGGATGTGTCACAGGAAATCATCTCATTGTGGAAG GAGTATGAGAGCCAGTCAACGAAAGAGGCAAGATTTGTGAAAGATCTAGATAAGTTTGAGATGATTCTACAGGCCATGGAGTATGAACAACAGGACAAGCGACCGAAGGCCCTACAGGAATTCTTTGATAGTACCCATG GAAAATTCCAGTCACCTCAAGTCAAAGAATGGGTGGAAGAATTGAAGAATATACGTGAAGAAAATCATAGAAAtgataaaacatga
- the LOC117316111 gene encoding uncharacterized protein LOC117316111 encodes MAALMRSGRVLIRNIIRCNSACSAKWYSIEDGNTIASIGSNDTANQSIDRLAATEGDGLTAAEVGQTVNASGDPGKTFASLLRKSKFVQIGDMRKTVVVGEIFEVVDDDLYIDFGSKFYCVCKKPRRMQLDDRRFQRGSKVKILLQDYEMTASFMATNKDVTLMESDATLLGSLSSDVLDDEKIDTFRKRTMSKERTNWEEKEPSFDIRTFISDIKGI; translated from the exons ATGGCAGCGCTCATGAGAAGTGGCCGTGTGCTAATTAGAAATATCATTAGATGTAATTCTGCATGTTCTGCAAAATGGTATTCTATCGAAGATGGTAACACAATTGCAAGTATAGGTTCAAATGATACGGCAAATCAAAGTATCGATCGATTAGCTGCTACAGAAGGCGATGGATTAACTGCAGCAGAAGTCGGTCAAACTGTGAATGCTAGTGGTGACCCTGGAAAGACATTTGCATCTTTGCTAAGAAAGTCCAAATTTGTGCAGATTGGCGATATGAGAAAGACTGTCGTTGTTGGAGAAATATTTGAAGTGGTTGACGATGATTTATATATTGACTTTGGAAGCAAGTTTTATTGTGTTTGTAAAAAGCCAAGAAGAATGCAACTCGATGATAG GAGGTTTCAAAGAGGTTCGAAAGTGAAGATCCTGCTTCAGGATTACGAGATGACTGCTTCATTTATGGCTACAAACAAAGATGTGACTTTAATGGAGTCGGACGCTACACTGCTAGGATCCTTATCTTCTGACGTTCTTGATGATGAGAAAATTGACACATTTAGAAAAAGAACGATGTCCAAAGAAAGGACCAACTGGGAGGAAAAAGAACCATCTTTTGACATAAGGACTTTCATATCAGATATCAAAGGAATATAA